In a genomic window of Scyliorhinus torazame isolate Kashiwa2021f chromosome 5, sScyTor2.1, whole genome shotgun sequence:
- the LOC140420896 gene encoding interferon-inducible GTPase 5-like, with protein MGGASSRDQTAETSNSSFFTEDELKNLKSDYEMGGVTNVKPLIQKKIKELDNTQLNIAVTGETGAGKSTFINAMRGLNEDDEGAAETGSTETTMEPTGYRHPSLPNVCFWDLPGMGTKKFPANKYLKEMKFKRYDFFIIISACRFTEHDVNLAIEIKRLGKNFYYIRSKIDNDLYSLGKGGRKFDAEEELEKIRNYCISNLQEAGIPSPCVFLISNFDLNLYDFQLFNKALEGDLPSIKKSVYILALPNLNLEIVEKKNKELKKRVWMLATLSGVLGAVPIPGVSLGCDIAILIGGIIDFRKCLGLDDASLERLAKLAGKPVEDLKAVVKTPLVGEMTPEILNRLAWGSAAVVISVLELALDIVPVVGSIFGAGSSFLMTYKLLTGALDDLTGNAKRVVKTAFGIDENDPEQTSTQ; from the coding sequence AGATCAAACTGCTGAAACTTCAAACTCTTCATTCTTCACTGAGGATGAACTGAAGAATCTGAAATCTGATTATGAAATGGGTGGGGTGACAAACGTAAAACCACTGATACAGAAAAAAATAAAAGAGTTAGACAATACTCAGCTCAACATCGCAGTGACAGGAGAAACAGGTGCAGGGAAATCCACCTTCATCAATGCCATGAGAGGGCTTAACGAAGATGACGAGGGAGCTGCTGAAACTGGATCCACAGAAACCACAATGGAACCAACCGGATACAGACATCCCAGCCTGCCCAATGTTTGTTTCTGGGACCTGCCAGGAATGGGAACAAAGAAATTTCCAGCGAATAAATACCTGAAGGAAATGAAATTTAAAAGATATGATTTCTTCATCATTATCTCCGCCTGTCGATTCACAGAACATGATGTAAACCTCGCCATAGAGATTAAACGGCTGGGGAAGAATTTCTACTACATTCGATCTAAAATTGACAATGATCTCTATTCAttgggaaagggagggaggaaattTGATGCAGAAGAAGAACTGGAAAAGATCAGGAATTATTGTATCAGTAACTTGCAAGAGGCAGGGATCCCATCACCTTGTGTTTTCCTGATATCAAACTTTGATCTGAATCTGTATGATTTTCAGCTGTTCAATAAAGCTCTTGAAGGTGATCTTCCCAGTATAAAGAAAAGTGTGTACATCCTGGCCCTTCCAAACCTAAACTTGGAAATTGTAGAGAAGAAAAACAAAGAGCTAAAGAAACGAGTCTGGATGTTGGCTACACTTTCAGGAGTATTGGGAGCAGTGCCAATTCCTGGAGTTTCCCTTGGTTGTGACATTGCAATACTGATTGGAGGAATAATAGATTTCCGTAAATGTCTGGGTCTGGATGATGCCTCTCTTGAAAGACTGGCGAAGCTGGCAGGGAAACCTGTGGAAGATCTGAAAGCCGTTGTGAAAACTCCCCTGGTGGGTGAAATGACTCCCGAGATATTAAACCGACTAGCTTGGGGATCCGCTGCTGTTGTCATATCTGTTCTTGAGCTCGCACTTGACATCGTTCCAGTTGTTGGTTCCATCTTTGGAGCAGGATCGTCATTTCTGATGACCTACAAACTGCTGACTGGTGCACTGGATGATCTTACAGGGAATGCAAAGAGAGTGGTGAAGACTGCATTTGGGATTGATGAAAATGATCCAGAGCAAACATCAACCCAGTGA